CCATTACAAAGGAAGCCTCACATCAGGTAGAGGCCGAGGTTATGCAATCAAGAGGCTTCAGTTCGACGCAGCACAGGACGAAGAAAAGAGCCTCATCATCGCTCGTAAGGTAGTTTCAGGCAAGCTTCTCAATCAAAGGGCTACTCTTCTCAGGGTTCTCTACCGTCATCGCCCCGGAGATCCACCACTCACAAGGGTATGCCATAAACTTGTGGCTTTAGCCGGAGTAGCCCTCCAGAGCTGGGACATGGAGGAACTTCGGGGAATCGAAGGATATGGAGCAGCAGAATATTTCTCCGTCTTCGGAAGAGCCCTGCTTCCTCCATGGGAATTCTCTCAACGTAACCGACGTCCCCCCAAAGATCCTGTGAATGCACTTCTGTCCTTTGGATATACCCTTCTTCTTGGTCGCGTTACCAGTGCCGTAACCATAGCGGGACTCGATCCATGCGTAGGGTTTCTGCATCCAGAATACCGAGGACGCCCCTCCCTAGCTCTGGATTTGATGGAAGAATTTCGCTCCCCTGTGGTAGACAGGATGATCATCTCACTCTTGAACCAGCAACTTCTCTCTCCTGAAAATTTTTCTTCCCAAGAGAATGGAGGAGTTATGCTGGACAAAAAGGGGCGGCTTAAGATAGTTCGCTCCTTTTCAGAGCGAATCCGCCAGGAAGTTGTCAATCGCGCAACAGGACAACGATCCTCTTTCTGGAATCACTGTGATTCTCAGGCACGTTTTTTTATACGGTCTCTGCAAGAGGAAGGTAGTCGATACACGCCTTTTTCCGTATAGTTTTTCTAAAAAGTCATAACGTGTCTTATCTAAGAGATATAGTAAGTGCAGATCCTGAGAGAAAAACATCAGACTAATCGACAGAGGAGATGATCTACTTGCACGGAAACAGCCTTAAAGTCCCGAGGAGCAAAAAAAGGGAGTGGCTTTACGACGCCACTAATGCGACCTCTCGAAAGAGAGTGAAAAGGAGTGTTCATAAGGACGAGAGACGTCTTTTTAGATCTGAAGCTTTCCGTTTTCTGAGAGAGGATTGCTAGGAGCAGGTCACGATTGATAGGGAAGGCTTATCTCTTTGCTTTTGATGTGACTTAGAAAGGGAGGTAGTTTCATGAAGAAGACAGCAATTTTTGTGGATCACGAAAACATAACCATCGCAGCTAAGAACCGTGGAATTGTCATTGATTGGTTCCACTTCAAGGATTATCTGGCAAATGACGAAGAGTACCGTTATCCTCTGGAGTCTTTTTGCTATGTAGCTATTGATCCTCGAAAAGAACATGCTAAGGATGCAGAGATCCGACAGCTTTGGGAGGATGGCTGGCTGGTGAAGTCCAAGGTCGGAGCCCCTGCCGGAGAGGGAAGTTACAAGTGTAACGTTGACGTTGAGATGGCCATGGATCTGATCTTTTTTGCTCACGATGTAAAACCCGATATTGTGGTTCTCGTGACAGGGGATCAGGATTTTGCGCCGGTGGCTCTCAAGCTTCGGGAGAGAGGTATTAGGGTGGAGGTTGCGGCATTCCCCGAAACGATTTCTCGAGTTCTGCTTGACGCTGCTTCAGGGTATATAAATTTGGGAAAGTGGATAGAACAGCAGCTAGAGATTCCCTCCTCAGAGATCGAGTCCTGTCCAGAAGAAGAGTTCCCTGAAGACTTTGCCTCCCTGAGTGTTTCCGGTCACTTTGAGGATGAAAAGACGGAAGAGCTTGAGGATAGAGACGTCAGAGGATCTACTGCCTTTCAATTCTGGAGAGACAAGAAGAGAGGGATCGGTGAAGTTCCCAGAAGCGATACCTACGGTGAAAATAGAGAGAGTGCACCCGAAGGCAGAGAGTTTTTGTGGAGAGACGAGGACTAAGGATTTTCCCTAAGGAGGTTTTCCGAAATGATAGAGACAATGCTTATTTTAGGGCTGATAGCCTTTGCGGCATGTGTGACAAGCAAAGAAAGCAAACAGAACAGAGAGTCTCAAGGGGGAGATGTCGAGAGAAGGAGGTCCTCTATCCCTTCGAGCTCCAGCTATGCATCAGGAAAGGAGAACTCCCGGGGTGCCTCAGGAAGAAGCTCTTCCAGAGGCACTCCAGGTCTACCAAATAGCTCAAAATATCGCGGAAAGTAGGATTTCTCGCCCTATTTCAACCTCCAAAAAAGGGAAGGACTTGGCCCATTCCCTGGGTTGTTTTATATCCTACCCCTGTAAAAAACGCCAGCCCTCCTAAAGCCACCAAAGCCCGTCGAGCTTTTTCGTTTTTTTTACTGAAGTTTGCAAACTCCACGTTCCCCTCAAATCCTCTTAGTATTCGATCCTTGCATAATCTCACGGCCCTGCTCTCCACTCGGTAGTGGACGTACTCGAGATCGGGAAGAAGACATTCCAGGTCCGGCCATGCATTAGGATCGAAAAAAAGCCGCCATTTCCGAAGAAGATCTCCATAAATAAGTTCCGGCAGAGGAAGAAAATACTGCTTTCCTTTCCTCTTAAAACCGGCGGGAGATACAAAATTAAAACCAACCACGTCTGGGGTTTCTCCAAAAATAAGATCTTCCTGGTTGGTGCTGATAGCAAGGGGGTGCTCTCCCGGCAGAGCCGTATTAAGGACGGTAAAAGTTCCTGCGTTTCCTATCCTGATAGTTTTTCCCCTGATATGCTCCAGCATAGAAGCGAAGGCACGACCTTCATGGTTGTGGACAAAGGCTATTCGGAAGACCGCTTCGCCTCCAGGTGCGAATACGAGATCTTTTTCACCTCTCTCAGCTTCGAAGTCTCCCCGGAGAATAGGGCTGAGAGAAAAGCTTTTTCGCCCTTCAGTGGAAGGGTGAAAAAAATCATCCAGAGGAGTCTCTCTGGTAAAGGTGCAGAGACTGGCGTAGAGACAATACCCGTTTGATACAGGTATTCTGCTTTGAGATCGGGCTTGAAGGTGTACTACGTAGCTTTCCATAGGTCTAATTGTGAATCTTCTTTTTAGGATAAAGGTTTATGACGTACATAAGAGAATCCTCCTTAGGGAAATTCTATACGTTTGTAGGACGTTTTTTCGCAACTAAATCGAGGGCTTTTTCTGCTACCGATATTTTATCACCCTATTCTGGAGGGGAGGATTTACTTTGTTTGTTAGAAGAGTTTTTATAGAGATCCTCGGATAAAATTTTTTTTGATACATAATGCCCGAATGTTATTGTACAATAAAAACGTCAAAAAGGATTTCAAAGGGAGGTGTTAGCTGTGCCAGATTTTTGTAACCCATATTCTTTTGTTCCTACACCTAAAAGAGGACATCTCGACAAAGGCTCTTTTCCGGGAGACTACGACCCTTCAAAGTCGGAAAAAGGGGAAGACCATTCACGTTACTGGAAAGGTTGTTACACAGGAATAATCCCGGTAAAGCTGAAGGTGCGAACTCCCCTTTTTATCACCAAGCCAAATAGCGGGAGACCTCACGAAAACATACCAGATCATAAAGTTTTCGATTGTCATGAAACAATCCCCCCCACCGCTCTCAAGGGAATGCTCAGATCAGCCTATGAAATTATCACCAACAGCCGCTTTGGAGTGTTCAACAAAAAGCAGCATCAAAAACGCCTGGGTTTTCGAAAGGCAGCAAACGGCAATCCTCTTATCCCTGCCAGGGTGATTCTTGAGAACGGAAACTGGAAGGTGGAGCTTTTCCGAGGGACTAAAAATGAAGCCGGTTTCGCTAATTTGGCTGATTTGAACACCGCATGGCTCCCTGTTAACTACGATAACGACGGGAATTGCGTTACGCCACTTCCAGTTTCGGGAGAGATGGTTCACGGCGTCACACTGAGACTACACAAACACACAAACAACAACAAAAACATATTTAACACTTGGGTTGTTACCGATATTCCAGGGTATAGCTTACGAAAAATCAAAGACAATTTGGAGCCTTTGGATCAAGAAAAAATTGTTTCAGGCTACGTGGTAGTTTCGGGAAGAACTATCGGAAACAAACACGATGAACGCTTTTTCTTCGGGGACCCTCAAACTATCGATATCGAAAAGGTCAAGAGTGCCTACGAGGAACTTATATACGATTACCAGGAATTACATCGTGATGGAAATCTTCCTCCAGGCTCAAAATGCCGCCATGGAGCACATATCACCGAAGAAGAACGAAGAAAATTAAGGCATGGAGAGTTTGTCTACGCAAAAGCAACCGAGACTACCGTAGAAGCCCTTTATCCCGTACAAATTTCCCGAGAGCTCTATAACGTGTCGCCTCTGGATTGCATAGAAGAATCCTTGCTTCCTCCGGAGAGTTTGGACAACCTTTCCCCCGGAGAGAGGCTTTTTGGCTGGGTAAACCAGAAGGGATCAGGGGCATGGAAAGGCAAAATCCGCATATCTGAACCCCATTGGATTGGGAAAAGGAGATCTCCCGTAGAGTCATTTAAAGAGCCGGTGCCCCTGGCTATTTTGGGTGCTCCCAAGCCTGCACAGGTTCGGTTCTATCTTGGAGATGATCAGGGAAATCCTCAGAAAGGACATCAGACTAAAGAGAGGGCTGGCTACAGTAATAACAAAAGGCTCCGGGGAAGAAAAGTTTATCTCCATCATAAAGTCGTGGCAGGTGGAGAAAATGAAAATTATTGGCAATCCCCTTGGCAGGATCGTACCACAAAAAACGTGGAGGGGATGTATCAGGAATATCGACAACCCGGAGGAAATGGAGAACGCACGAAACAGAATCGATCAATTACAGGATGGATGCCTAGGGATACGGAGTTTTCCTTTGATATTTACGTGGAAAATCTCACGCCAGAAGAGCTTGGGGCTCTTTTGACGTTGCTTTCCTTCGACAACACGAAAGACCTCTTTCGTTTAGGTTATGCAAAGCCTCTAGGACTGGGCAGCGTAAGCCTCTCTTTAAATCTTGGAGACAAAGAAGTTTTAAATGTTTGTGAGAACGAGTCCCTGCGGCAGAGCTACGCAGATTTAAGAAAAAACAGCAGGGGACTTTCCGCAACCGCTCGTAAACGTTTGATGGTGCGATATAAACGATGTATTGCCCATGCCTACGGAGAAGAAAGCATCGCCGAGGGGTCGGAGAACAACTCTTCGGAGAGCTGGAGAGAGCTTGATTTCCTGACGGATCTTATTTCCTCCGATGAACTACAGAAGGAATTTGCTTCCCTCTGGAATCAATCCTTGGCAGAGGGGGAGGAAACTTTTTCGATGGAGTCTTTTTCTGAAAATGAAATTTTAGAAGAACTTCTTAGTGAGGGACAGAAACCCCTCATTCAGAAAGCTTACGAAGATGATCTCAAACTTATGTTCCAAGCTCTTGAAAATGACGGAGGATGGAAAAAACTTCCCTTTATCGCTTCCTTCTTGACCTCCCTGGAAGGCAACGAACACCCGGTGCATTATCCCCGAAAGACCAACGGCAGAAGTGGGGAAATTTTTGAATGGTTCAAGGAAAACGAAAAAAAATCTAAGTTGAGTCTTCCGGAGATAGGAAAGCCCTTTTCGGAGGATTGACGAGAATCTTTGATAAAGGGGGTCCATTGACAGTGAACGGTATCTACGTTGTGATGTTGGAGACCAGCGGCAACCAGTCCTATATATTCTCCACTAACAAAATGCGTGACGTAGTGGGGGCTTCTGAGTTAATTTACAGAGTGGGTACTACCTACGTGGAACGAGCAGTTTGGGAGATTTTTGGGCGGCAATTTTCGGCAAAAGCAATTCTCGATGAACCTAAAATAGAAGAAAATGAGAGTTGCCTTGTCGAAGTGGTTGTCTCTACTTCAGGGAAGGCGCTACTTCTTATTCGAGATGATGCAAACTGCAATAAAATAAAATCCTTCATTCGTACGTGGAGTCGTTTGGTAGTAACAGAGGCTCCAGGAGTAGATGCTTTGGGGGTTTACAGTGAAGTGCCTGTAGACCTGAGCAAGCCTCTTGATAGAGACGAAAAGGGCTCTCTCCTTTGTGCCCTGAAAGAAGGCAACAAAAACCTGAGAATCCAAAAGATTCGGCGTTCCTCTCCTCTGGAGAGGTTTCAGAGAATTCCAGTGGTGTCTCCATGTGTCTATTCAGGCCTTCCCGCAGAGGATATTGGCTATGAGGGAGAGACTAGACAAGTTCCCCTTTCAAAGGTATCTCGGGCCAAAATAGAGGCGGGCACTTCTGATGAATTTAAGAAACGAATGAAAAGCCTATATCCCGAAAACAAACAAGGGATAGTAGCCAAGGGCCTGAAGAGCGATGCCCTGGAGGACTCTTCTTGGCTTGGTGTGGTTCATGCGGACGGAAACGGCTTGGGCCAGCTTTTTACAAACTTCCACGAATATGTTCAGGGAGCAGTTAAAGAAAGCGGGAAAGCTTTTGCCACAGGACGAGACTATGTAGACTTTTACCGTGCTTTTTCCCGCAATTTAGATGATATCTGTGCCGCCTCTTTTTGGGAAACAGTGGATGCTGTTTTCCCTGATTCAAATGGAAAGGGTAGAGAAATCCCTGTAGTACCTATCGTGGTAGGGGGTGATGACCTTACATTGGTGCTGGATGGGAGATATGCCATAGAGTTTACTAAAAAATTTCTTGAACTTTTTAGCAAAAAGACCGAAGAGAAAGAGCTATCCCAGGTTATCCCTATCATATGTAAAGTTGCTGGAATGAGTCGCTTGGGAATTTGTGGAGGCATTACAGTTGCCAAAGGACATTTTCCCTTCTCCGAGTCCTATCGCCTTGCTGAGGAATTGCTCAATAGTGCAAAAAAAGTCAAAAATGCAGTGGGAAGTGAAGGAGTGGCTATGGACTTCCACATTCTCTACGACTCGGTAGTGACCTCACTTAAAGATATCCGCGGAGGATTGGTTCGAGATCGCAAGGAGGGAGACTCTGGCTCTTTGAGAGAACTAACGGGAAAACCCTATGCTATTTTTAGCGGATCGGAAAAATTTAACAAAAAATATGAACATTGGAGTGAAATACACAATTTTAAAATCTTCAAATTCGCCCTAAAGGCCCTTCAGGATAGAGATGACAAGGGACGTTTGCAGCTGCCATCCAGCCAATCTCATGCGATCCGAGAGGCCCTCTTTTCGGAGCGTAGAGAAACCCAGGAGCAGGAATGGCGTGTTTTGTGCCATACCTATGACTCCTTCAGAAAATCTTGGATTAAAGCTAATCCAGAAGGGAAGCTTTATTCCTCTTACAAGAGAGAAAATGAAAAACTAGTAGATACCTATGAGACTTGTTACGTAACTCCTTTTCTCGATGCTCTAGAGGCCACCGAGTTTTATAGCGATATGCTGGAAAAAGAGGAGGATCAGGCATGAAAACTGTAGGAACTCTTGAGATCACCTTTCAATCCGACTGGCATATCGGCTCCGGGGCAGGCATTCCCGGAAGTCTGGACCGCCAGGTGTTACGAGATGTTGAGGGGTTTCCCTATGTTCCAGGAAAAACTATTACCGGGATTGTGCGTGACAGCGCTGAGATGGTCGCAGCTGTTTTAGACCATCATGAAGGAAATGATCGATGGCAAAATACACTGAAGTCCCTTTTTGGAGGGCAACCTGATAGTCATCTTCCTAAAGGGCAAAAAAGTAACTCTGCTTATTCCGCCATCGTAGGTTTTGGCGATGCTGTTCTCTCCTCAAAGCTACGAAAAAAAATTAATAAATCTAGCAGAGGGGTCAAAGAAGCGCTTTTTTTTGCCCAACCGGGGGTAAAAATTTCTCGCAACTCAGGAAGATCGTTGGAAGACCATCTTTTTACTGTAGAACAGGTACGAGCGGGGTGCGTTCTTCGAGCCCCAGTAAAATTCTCTAGAAATTTAACTAGAAATCTAACTCAAGACGAAGAACAGCTTCTGAGTAAGGCCTTTGAGGGAGTTCGTCGCATGGGAGGAAAACGCCGTCGGGGAGGGGGCAAATGTGTCTTAAAATTTTGCCTAAACAATATTCCTGAACAAGAAGAGGGAGCTAACAGAGGTTGGGAGATACTTAGCAAACTCTCTCCGGGCGAAAATTTTGGCGTCTCTCTCTCTTTGCGCCTTATGACCTTACAAGGGGTAATTATCAACCGAGTTACTCAGGGAAATGTAGCAAGATCTCTTCCGTATATTCCTGGGACCTCTTTGCTTCCTATGTTTAGCAACTTTCTCAAGGATTTTTTGGGGGAAAGACGAATTCGCACCGCAATTTTCGAGGGAGATATTAGAGTTTCTCCGCTGTACCCCGAAACCTTGGGCAGTCCTTCCTATCCTATGCCCCTCGTTTTCGGAAGCCCTAAAATGGATTCTGAAAAAATAATAAACCATCTTATCGAGCCAGCCCCCAAGGATCCAGAGGATTCAAAAAAGGAACAACAGATGAAAGAGCGCCGGGGAGGATGGTTTGCCCTGGATAAATCTCAGCATT
The uncultured Dethiosulfovibrio sp. genome window above contains:
- the cas1 gene encoding CRISPR-associated endonuclease Cas1, with protein sequence MVTLYITHDKGILGKNGGALSFREVRGGKEELIPPHLVDDVVLMGRGSISTSAIHLLMEQNIPVHFIDGSGHYKGSLTSGRGRGYAIKRLQFDAAQDEEKSLIIARKVVSGKLLNQRATLLRVLYRHRPGDPPLTRVCHKLVALAGVALQSWDMEELRGIEGYGAAEYFSVFGRALLPPWEFSQRNRRPPKDPVNALLSFGYTLLLGRVTSAVTIAGLDPCVGFLHPEYRGRPSLALDLMEEFRSPVVDRMIISLLNQQLLSPENFSSQENGGVMLDKKGRLKIVRSFSERIRQEVVNRATGQRSSFWNHCDSQARFFIRSLQEEGSRYTPFSV
- a CDS encoding NYN domain-containing protein; translation: MKKTAIFVDHENITIAAKNRGIVIDWFHFKDYLANDEEYRYPLESFCYVAIDPRKEHAKDAEIRQLWEDGWLVKSKVGAPAGEGSYKCNVDVEMAMDLIFFAHDVKPDIVVLVTGDQDFAPVALKLRERGIRVEVAAFPETISRVLLDAASGYINLGKWIEQQLEIPSSEIESCPEEEFPEDFASLSVSGHFEDEKTEELEDRDVRGSTAFQFWRDKKRGIGEVPRSDTYGENRESAPEGREFLWRDED
- a CDS encoding TIGR03986 family CRISPR-associated RAMP protein — translated: MPDFCNPYSFVPTPKRGHLDKGSFPGDYDPSKSEKGEDHSRYWKGCYTGIIPVKLKVRTPLFITKPNSGRPHENIPDHKVFDCHETIPPTALKGMLRSAYEIITNSRFGVFNKKQHQKRLGFRKAANGNPLIPARVILENGNWKVELFRGTKNEAGFANLADLNTAWLPVNYDNDGNCVTPLPVSGEMVHGVTLRLHKHTNNNKNIFNTWVVTDIPGYSLRKIKDNLEPLDQEKIVSGYVVVSGRTIGNKHDERFFFGDPQTIDIEKVKSAYEELIYDYQELHRDGNLPPGSKCRHGAHITEEERRKLRHGEFVYAKATETTVEALYPVQISRELYNVSPLDCIEESLLPPESLDNLSPGERLFGWVNQKGSGAWKGKIRISEPHWIGKRRSPVESFKEPVPLAILGAPKPAQVRFYLGDDQGNPQKGHQTKERAGYSNNKRLRGRKVYLHHKVVAGGENENYWQSPWQDRTTKNVEGMYQEYRQPGGNGERTKQNRSITGWMPRDTEFSFDIYVENLTPEELGALLTLLSFDNTKDLFRLGYAKPLGLGSVSLSLNLGDKEVLNVCENESLRQSYADLRKNSRGLSATARKRLMVRYKRCIAHAYGEESIAEGSENNSSESWRELDFLTDLISSDELQKEFASLWNQSLAEGEETFSMESFSENEILEELLSEGQKPLIQKAYEDDLKLMFQALENDGGWKKLPFIASFLTSLEGNEHPVHYPRKTNGRSGEIFEWFKENEKKSKLSLPEIGKPFSED